One stretch of Micromonospora echinospora DNA includes these proteins:
- a CDS encoding IS1096 element passenger TnpR family protein — protein sequence MARTWLSIRVELVSGRGEDFWPRPGRIFAAARTHTFEQLGAAIDDAFGRWDLAHLRMFTLADETPACSFRIWEEVPDGAVDSDKTKLSRLTPGEQLAYVFDMGDDWAHLCMVDEQRIDPLEQLGFVPTKPTPYWGWGNLPDQYGRRWDGDDGESPMPNPPKNPLRDLPPILPWWGPRRRG from the coding sequence GTGGCGCGGACGTGGTTGTCGATCCGGGTTGAGTTGGTGTCCGGCCGTGGCGAGGACTTCTGGCCTCGCCCAGGGCGGATCTTCGCCGCAGCGCGGACGCATACGTTCGAGCAGCTCGGCGCAGCGATCGACGACGCTTTCGGCCGATGGGACCTGGCACACCTGCGCATGTTCACCCTTGCCGACGAGACCCCGGCCTGCTCCTTCCGGATATGGGAAGAGGTCCCAGACGGTGCGGTCGACAGCGACAAGACCAAGCTGAGCCGGCTCACACCGGGTGAACAGCTGGCTTACGTCTTCGACATGGGGGATGACTGGGCGCACCTGTGCATGGTCGATGAGCAGCGGATCGATCCGCTGGAACAGCTCGGGTTCGTCCCGACGAAGCCGACGCCGTACTGGGGTTGGGGGAACCTGCCCGATCAGTACGGTCGACGGTGGGACGGCGACGACGGCGAGTCGCCGATGCCGAACCCACCCAAAAATCCGCTGCGGGATCTTCCTCCGATCCTGCCCTGGTGGGGCCCGCGGCGCCGCGGATAG
- a CDS encoding DNA cytosine methyltransferase, translating into MTLERQDISNAGKRAGITGEHSSLWTHIATAVRILRPRLLFVENVAALLRRGFDVVHADLAQIGYDTSWTCLRASDIGAAHRRDRLFLLATPTVRLGGGADATDTVRP; encoded by the coding sequence TTGACATTGGAGCGACAGGACATCAGCAACGCCGGTAAACGCGCCGGCATCACCGGAGAACACTCCAGCCTGTGGACCCACATCGCCACAGCCGTTCGCATACTTCGACCCCGGCTGCTCTTCGTGGAGAACGTCGCCGCGCTCCTGCGACGCGGATTCGACGTCGTCCACGCCGACCTGGCCCAGATCGGGTACGACACGAGCTGGACATGCCTACGCGCATCCGACATCGGCGCAGCCCACCGCCGGGACAGGCTATTCCTGCTGGCCACACCCACCGTTCGGCTGGGAGGGGGTGCGGACGCTACCGACACCGTGCGCCCGTGA
- a CDS encoding NYN domain-containing protein produces the protein MDHVRAALYLDFDNVFSGLYKLDPDVAVHFAEDPGGWLRRLATTATTDGVRRWLVLRCYLNPAGWVYRADPDGEQTRLYFSKFRPSFVRAGFDVIDCPRYSSTKNAADIRIVVDAVDALSVDTRYDEFVIASGDSDMTPLLQRLRRSDRRTMIVSPADAAEAFTAIADQVLDSQHLLALVQGESVDLDDEPDSEVEDGLDEHVAAVAGDAPASGQSEAYEAFRSIVTQEYATATEPLNMASLASRLRMQLGPSVTDSNWFGFGSFARAVASLTLPNLQTSQYLIWDTSRHPAPEAATATPRVALPDVVERLGDQLDLPRMPQHWWPAIYRTLAEYAQSQRFNLTHCTSWARDQLRDQGLPVSRNAVAFVVRGTSFGGCPLHRQPPPTADDIAAAFVGNVLSRADAAEITFSDEEITTVHTWLGATPDNNPEQVDRTENPS, from the coding sequence GTGGATCACGTTCGGGCGGCGCTCTACCTCGACTTCGACAACGTGTTCAGCGGCCTCTACAAGTTGGACCCGGACGTGGCAGTTCACTTCGCCGAGGATCCGGGGGGATGGCTGCGCCGGCTGGCGACGACGGCCACGACGGATGGCGTACGGCGCTGGCTGGTCCTGCGCTGCTACCTCAACCCCGCGGGCTGGGTGTACCGCGCAGACCCAGATGGGGAGCAAACGCGGTTGTACTTCTCGAAGTTCCGGCCGTCGTTCGTCCGCGCCGGCTTCGATGTGATCGACTGCCCTCGCTATAGCAGCACGAAGAACGCGGCCGACATCAGGATCGTCGTTGACGCCGTCGACGCACTGTCCGTCGACACCCGGTATGACGAGTTCGTCATCGCCTCCGGCGACTCCGACATGACACCTCTGCTGCAACGCCTACGCCGTTCCGACCGGCGAACCATGATCGTGTCACCGGCCGACGCGGCTGAGGCCTTCACCGCGATCGCCGACCAGGTTCTCGACAGCCAGCACCTGCTGGCACTGGTGCAGGGCGAGTCGGTCGATCTCGACGACGAGCCCGACAGTGAGGTGGAGGACGGGTTGGACGAACATGTGGCCGCGGTCGCGGGTGACGCCCCTGCCTCTGGTCAAAGCGAGGCGTACGAGGCCTTCCGGTCTATCGTGACCCAGGAGTACGCCACGGCGACTGAGCCGTTGAATATGGCTTCGCTCGCTTCCCGGCTGCGGATGCAGCTCGGTCCGTCGGTCACGGACAGCAACTGGTTCGGCTTCGGTAGCTTCGCCCGTGCGGTGGCGAGCTTGACGTTGCCGAACCTGCAGACGTCGCAGTACCTGATCTGGGACACCAGCCGCCACCCGGCTCCGGAGGCGGCCACCGCGACGCCACGCGTCGCCCTGCCGGACGTCGTTGAGCGCTTGGGCGATCAGCTCGACCTGCCGCGAATGCCGCAACACTGGTGGCCGGCGATCTACCGGACACTCGCGGAGTACGCCCAGTCCCAGCGGTTCAACCTGACCCACTGCACCAGCTGGGCCCGAGACCAGCTACGCGACCAGGGGCTGCCGGTCAGCCGCAACGCCGTCGCGTTCGTCGTGCGGGGCACGTCGTTCGGCGGTTGCCCGCTGCACCGTCAACCCCCACCGACAGCCGACGACATCGCAGCGGCGTTCGTCGGCAACGTCCTCAGCCGCGCCGACGCAGCGGAGATCACGTTCTCCGACGAGGAGATCACGACGGTCCACACCTGGCTGGGCGCAACACCGGACAACAATCCCGAGCAGGTAGACCGGACGGAGAACCCTTCGTAG
- a CDS encoding tyrosine-type recombinase/integrase → MRHARALLDVADGDTHVAAQIGDLLHSCQPGTPLPDRDAVAARVRAGVPASVPTTTGEYLNAWLDGRRGLAEKTVRGYSDHIRLYLIPHLGAIPIQSLRTAHIEGMFTAIAVKQDEIRAARASSDPEIRANVKGVRPMGASSTHRLYATVRKALNDAVVRAKLIPTNPALGVELPTAKRPKARVWTAKAVEHWQSTGRRPSPVMVWMPQQAGQFLDHAQRHDIVLYAMFLLILHRGLRRGEACGLRDHDVDLDAGYLTVVEQITTVGYTPIVRPVKSDAGDRVIPLGPKTIAALRSYLDMRRRWQQVNDTGWPDSGRFFVRPDGKAWHPQTISDRFDHLVATAGLPPVRLHDLRHCAATYLRHGGADMKEVQETLGHSTIGLTSDTYTTVILELERSGADAVADLIPRSDRAA, encoded by the coding sequence TTGCGGCACGCCCGCGCGCTGCTCGATGTCGCCGACGGCGACACCCACGTCGCGGCGCAGATCGGGGACCTGCTGCACTCCTGCCAGCCCGGCACCCCGCTGCCCGACCGCGACGCGGTTGCCGCCCGTGTCCGCGCCGGCGTGCCCGCCTCCGTGCCGACCACCACCGGCGAGTACCTGAACGCGTGGCTGGACGGACGGCGGGGACTCGCGGAGAAGACAGTGCGCGGCTACTCCGACCACATCCGCCTCTACCTGATCCCCCACCTCGGTGCCATCCCGATCCAGAGCCTACGGACGGCCCACATCGAGGGCATGTTCACCGCCATCGCGGTCAAGCAGGACGAGATCCGCGCCGCCCGTGCGAGCAGCGACCCCGAGATCCGGGCGAACGTGAAGGGCGTCCGGCCGATGGGCGCATCGAGCACACACCGGCTGTACGCCACGGTGCGCAAGGCACTCAACGACGCCGTCGTCCGCGCAAAGCTGATCCCCACCAACCCCGCCCTTGGCGTCGAGTTGCCCACCGCGAAACGACCCAAGGCGCGGGTATGGACCGCGAAGGCGGTCGAGCACTGGCAGTCCACCGGCAGGCGTCCCAGCCCGGTCATGGTGTGGATGCCGCAACAAGCCGGACAGTTCCTCGACCACGCGCAACGCCACGACATCGTCCTCTACGCGATGTTCCTGCTCATCCTGCACCGAGGCCTACGCCGCGGCGAGGCCTGCGGTCTCCGCGACCACGACGTCGACCTCGACGCCGGCTACCTCACCGTCGTGGAACAGATCACCACCGTCGGCTACACCCCCATCGTCCGGCCGGTGAAAAGCGACGCCGGCGACCGGGTCATCCCTCTTGGCCCGAAAACCATCGCCGCCCTGCGCTCCTACCTCGACATGCGCCGCCGCTGGCAACAGGTCAACGACACCGGATGGCCCGACAGCGGCCGATTCTTCGTCCGTCCCGACGGCAAGGCCTGGCACCCCCAGACAATCAGCGACCGCTTCGACCACCTCGTCGCCACCGCAGGCCTGCCACCCGTACGGCTGCACGACCTCCGGCACTGCGCCGCCACCTACCTGCGCCATGGCGGCGCCGACATGAAAGAGGTCCAGGAAACCCTCGGCCACTCCACCATCGGCCTGACCTCCGACACCTACACCACCGTCATCCTCGAACTCGAACGCAGTGGCGCGGATGCCGTCGCCGACCTCATCCCGCGCAGCGACAGGGCCGCATAG
- a CDS encoding class I SAM-dependent methyltransferase, producing the protein MRATAPTQRYQFRNSPHQLHPLQEMLDPVTLDDLTRLGVNPGHTALDVGAGAGSIARHLCELVGRTGKVIAVDIDTSMLNPTGVLDVYQRDLRTQPLPVEPGTIDVATARCVLEHLPNRHLMLHQMINALRPGGHLVLGEIVYAPVSAHAPADSDNDLITRVVHTILDVLAGRGVDLHWGDKVPSVLLGNGFEQVHTRWVAETWAGGSAGCRLYADNATQLRDRLLAEDLSHDELDRFAELMADPAVLVRGYQFASTTGRKPR; encoded by the coding sequence ATGAGGGCCACCGCACCCACGCAGCGCTACCAGTTTCGCAACAGCCCCCACCAGCTCCACCCCCTGCAGGAGATGCTCGACCCGGTCACCCTCGACGACCTGACCCGCCTGGGCGTCAACCCCGGGCACACCGCCCTCGACGTCGGAGCCGGCGCCGGCTCGATCGCCCGGCACCTGTGCGAACTCGTCGGCCGCACCGGAAAGGTCATCGCCGTCGACATCGACACCAGCATGCTCAACCCCACCGGCGTGCTCGACGTCTATCAACGCGACCTGCGCACCCAGCCGCTGCCGGTCGAACCCGGCACCATCGACGTCGCTACCGCCCGCTGCGTCCTGGAACACCTGCCGAACCGGCACCTGATGCTCCACCAGATGATCAACGCGCTGCGCCCCGGCGGGCACCTTGTCCTTGGAGAGATCGTCTACGCACCCGTGTCCGCGCACGCCCCGGCCGACAGCGACAACGACCTCATCACCCGCGTCGTGCACACCATCCTCGACGTCCTCGCCGGGCGCGGGGTCGACCTGCACTGGGGCGACAAGGTTCCGTCGGTCCTGCTCGGCAACGGCTTCGAGCAGGTCCACACCCGCTGGGTCGCCGAGACCTGGGCCGGGGGCAGCGCTGGCTGCCGCCTGTACGCCGACAACGCCACCCAGCTACGCGACCGGCTCCTCGCCGAGGACCTGTCCCACGACGAGCTCGACCGGTTCGCCGAGCTGATGGCCGACCCGGCGGTGCTGGTGCGCGGCTACCAGTTCGCCTCCACTACGGGCCGCAAGCCCCGCTGA